The Candidatus Eisenbacteria bacterium region ACGGCGCGTGTCGTCAGGCTGGCCCCGATCACGGGAATGAAGTCGCTGGCTCCCGTCAAGGTCAGGCTCTTGCGAATGGGAGCTGAAGGCCTTCACGAACGCAACAGACGACAGCGGACCCGTAGCTTGTGCCGCGAACGCGTTCGCTGATACCGGGAACCATGCGACCCTGTGTCCTGCTGGTGTCGTGCGTCGTCGGCGTGCTGGTCGCCGCCACCGCCGATGCCGTCGTCTGTCAGAAGAAGAAGTCTGGAACCCTCCGGGTGCGGCCGATCGAGTGCAAGCGTGGCGAGATCCCGTTCGAGGGCGCCTTCGGCCCGGCCGGCCCGCAGGGCCCCGGCGGCGAGCTCCGGATCTACGGGAACGGCTCGGCTGGGCCGCTCACCGTCGAGACTCAGAACGCGTTCGACGATGTGACGAACCTCCAGTTCACGGACCTCACCATTCCGACCACCGCGCTCGTTTTCGTCGCTAGCGGGACCGTCATCCGCTGCACTGGGACGTTCACGAACAACGGGACGCTCCAGGTGGGAGGCGCCGCCGAGGGCGCCAGCCACTTCGTCCCGAATGGCGGCAGCATCGACCCGGCCTCGCGCGGCGCGCATCCCGGCGTCTCGCCTGGAGCGGCCATGAGCGGCGAGCGCGCCCAGAGCGTGAGCAGCTACGCTGGGAGCGGTGGGACCGCGCTCGAGCCGCGCCAGGCGCGCCGGCTCCTCGCGCCGGGGCTCTATGGCGGGGGCGGAGGCGGTTACGGCAGCGGCCAGTTCGGCAGCGGTGGTACGGGGGGAGGATCGGTCACGATTCTTGCCGCGGTGGCCGCGGTGAACAACGGCGTGATCGACGCGAGCGGGACGACGCAGCAGAGCTTCACCGCCGGGGGTGGGGCCGGGGGCATCATCATCGTGGCGTCGCGTGGCAGCGTGACGAACAACGGAGTGTTGCGGGCGGAGGGAACGGCGGGCGGCGACAGCTTCCTCGACGGTGGCGCCGGCGGCGGCGGGGGCGGCGGTATCGTCCATTTGCTTGCGCCGACCATCAACTCCGTCGGATCGGTGGCCGTGGCGGGCGGTGCGCCAGGCGCGACGGGAAGCCCCGGGTCCGTGATCGCCTCGATTCGGTACGGCGGTGGTGGCGGGGGAGCGTGCGGTGGCGCAGGCGGCTACGGTGGGAGCGTCAACAACCAGAGTCCGATCGCTGCGACTGGGGGCGATCCGGGACAGATGTTCGAGTCGCTACTCGACCCGACTTCGCTGTTCTGAGCCGCGATCCACGCTGGGCCCCCGGCACGCTTCGACGTCGCCCTCGAGCCCGAGCGCCCTCAGCCGGAGCCATCGCCCCCCCTACCCGCATGCGGTCTGCTGGGCGACCCATTGAACTCTCCGTGAAATCGACGAAACTGGGCCCCTTGCGCGCACCTTCACCCCCGTGCGTCCCTTCACGGGCTTGCACGACTGCACGCGTTCTCGTCGTGGCGGCCCTCCTGGGCATCGCTGCGCCCGCTCTCGCCCTGACGCTCGCGGATCCGGTCCAGTTCTCGGTGGCGCAGACCTTCGTGGTCTCTCCGTCGATCCCCCGGCCGATCGCCGGGTTGCGCTTCTCGGCCGACGGCTCCACCCTGTTCGCCGTCGGCGCGGCCGATGGGACGACGAGCGCGCTCTACGCCCTGCCCGTCACGCGCGACCCCGGTACCATGGCGGTGACGGCGCTCGGCGCACCGCTCCTCGTCTTCGATGGCGCGAGCCCCGTGGATCCATCCGGGCTCGACGCGGGTCTCGCCTTCGGGCCGGGCGGCACCCTCTTCTACACCTACTTCCCGACGACGTCCCTCGCGCAGCGTCCCGGGGGCGTCTCCGGCGACGAGAGCACCCTCTCGATCCCGGGCGTTCCGAGCCTCGCGGGCCTCACCTTCTCCCCCCACCGCCTCGATGCCGGAACCGGCTTCGGGGCCCTGCAGGTGAGCACGCGCGCCGACACGGAGGAGAACCTCTACGAGGTCGCGCTCGAGCCGGACGGCGTCACCGCCGGCCTCTACGTGCTTCCTCCGTCCACGAGCCCGACTCTCTTCGCGACGCTCTTCGACCCCGGGCCGCCGCGCGTCGGCGGCCAGGGCGTCGGCGGGATCGAGTACTCGCCCGCCGGCGTGTTCGCCGGCGACCTCTTCTATGCGAGCTTCACGCACCGCGAGCTCTGGCGCGTCCTGATCGACCCGTCGACCGGCTTCCCCGACGGCGGCAGCGCCACGCCCACGCAGGACCTGTTCGCATCCGACTTCGCGACCCCGCCGCTGGGGCTCGCCTTCGATCCCATCACCGGCACCGAGCTCTTCGTCAGCACGTGGGACGACGCCACCGACGCCGGCAACACGATCGTCGAGATCGCCGGCTTCGCCGAGACCACGACGACCACGACCGAGACGACGACCACCTCGACGAGCAGCTCCACCTCGACCACCGAGGAGCCGACCACGTCGAGCACGTCCACCTCGTCCTCGACGTCGAGCACGACCGAACCCCCTTCGACCACGTCGACCAGCTCGAGCACCACCTCGTCCACCACCAGCTCGACCTCGACGACCGAAGAACCGACCACCTCCAGCACGTCCACGTCGACGACGACCAGCTCGTCGACCACCACGTCGTCGTCCACCACGACCTCGTCTTCGACGACGACCTCGTCCTCCACGACGACGAGCAGCTCGACCACGACGTCTTCGTCCACGACCACCAGCTCGTCGACGACGTCGTCGACGAGCTCCACATCGACCACGTCGTCGACCACCACGTCCACGACGACGAGCACGACGTCCTCCACCACCACCTCGTCGACGACGACCTCTACGACGACGTCGACGTCGACCAGCAGCTCGACGTCGTCGACCACGACGTCGACCACGACCACGTCGTCCACGAGCAGCTCGACCTCGTCGACTACGAGCACCAGCTCCACGTCCACGACGACTTCGACCACGTCGTCGACCACGACCACCACGTCCTCGACGACCTCGACCAGCACCTCAAGCTCGACCTCGTCGAGCACCAGCACGTCGTCGACCAGCACCTCGACGACGACTACGTCGTCCACGAGCAGCTCGACCTCGTCGACTACGAGCACCAGCTCCACGTCCACGACGACTTCGACCACGTCGTCGACCACGACCACCACGTCCTCGACGACCTCGACCAGCACCTCCAGCTCGACCTCGTCGAGCACCTCCACCTCGTCGACCAGCTCGTCGACCACGACCAGCACGTCGACGACGAGCCCCATCCCGACGACCACGTCGACCAGCAGCTCCACGACGAGCACCACGACCACCACGACGACGTCGACGACGAGCACCTCCACCACCACGTCCTCGACCACATCCACGTCGACCACGACCTCGACCAGCACCTCCACTTCGACCTCGTCGAGCACCAGCACGTCGTCCACGACCACCACGACGACGTCGACGACGAGCACCTCGACCAGCACGTCCTCGACGTCTTCGACGTCGACCAGCAGCTCGACGTCGACGACCGACACGACGACCTCGACGACGTCGGCCAGCAGCTCGACCCTGGTCGCGACGACCAGCTCCTCGACGAGCTCCACGACGACGACCGAGGAGCCCACGACCTCCAGCACGTCCACGACGTCGTCGACGTCCTCCACCTCCACGTCGACCACCGGCGCCACCACGAGCTCCTCGACGACCGTGACGACGTCGACGTCCTCCAGCACCACCTCGTCGACGTCCACGTCGACGACCTCCACGTCCACGACGTCGACCTCGTCGACCTCGACGTCCACGACCACGGCGCCGTCCACCACCTCCACGTCGTCGACCACGAACACGAGCACCTCGTCGACGACCACGACCTCCACTTCGACGTCCTCCACCACCTCGACCTCCACCAGCAGCACGACCACGACCTCCTCCTCGACCACGTCGACGACGCTGCCGCGCGTCTGCGACCCGTCGGACCCGACGTCGTGCGGGGACGGCGATCCCTGCACCGTCGACGCGTGCGTCGATGGGGGAGCGCGCTGCGCGTACGAGCCGCGCGCGGGCATCGCCGCCGTGACCTGCACGTGCGAGCGCGCTCCGCGTTCGGCCTGCGGCGCAGAGGGCGTCCCTACGTCCATAGACCGCCTCTCGAGGAAGGCCTGCGGCCTGTTCACCCAGGCCGCCACCGGTCCCGCCAAACGCCAGCGGCGGCGCCTCTTGCGGGGTGCCAGGTTGGTCCAGCAGGCCATGAATCGCACCGTGCGCGTGGGCGCTTCTGGCGGCCTCTCCGGTGGCTGCGCGTCCGTTCTCCTGGGTGACTTGAGGGACACGCGCGACCGGGCACGCGAGGCGGCCGGAATGCCCTAGATGACGGGGGTCGGGGCCGCCCGCGACCCTCGCCAGCCCTCAAGTCCGGCCCCGGGACCGCCGACACTCCGACCGGAGGTTCATGCCGCAGCCGCAGGCACGAGTGTCGGGAGCGTCCGGGGCCAGAGGGGGCCCCGAATGGCATGCCCGGCTGGCCGCGGCCCTGCTCTCCACCACCGATTCGCACGCTGCGCTCGCCTCCGTCTGCGAGGCGATCGGCACCCTCGTCCGCTGCGATCGCGTCCAGATCTGGCGTGGCGACGTCCGCCAGCTCGCGATGCACGCACAGATCGCCGTCGGCTACGACGCGATCGATCTGGGGCGCCTGCTCGCGCTGCGCGTGCCGATCGCCGGCATGCCGCTCGCGCCGGACTTCCTGGAGCGGAAGTACCTTCCGATCAGCTACGCGCGCGACCTCGGCGACTACGGCGATTTCCTGTTCTCGGACTTCGGCATCCAGGCAGCGGCCTTCGTGCTGCTCGAGCGCGGCGACCGTGTGCTCGGCGCGCTCCAGCTTTCCTGGACCGGCACGCCGGAGCCCCGCTTCCCCGAGCGGGTGCTCGTCGACGTCGTGCGCGACTACGCCGCGCTCGCCGTCGACATCCATGCCCGCACCGGTGAAGCGCAACAGACCGCACACACGCTGTCCGAGACGGCGATGCTCCTGGCGAGCATCCACGATCCCGACGAGCTGCTCGAAACCCTGGCGCGCAAGATCACCGACGCGGTCGGCTGCGACTTCGGCGCCGTCTACCTCCTCGACCCGAAGGCCGAGCGGATGCGCTTCGCCGCGGGAGTCGGTCCCACCCCCGCGCTCCAGGTCATGCGCGCGCTCGAGGGACGCGTGGATCGCTTCGAGAAGCTCCTGGCGAGGAGCGACGACGACGTGCTCGAGTTCGCGGACGTCGCCGCGCTCCCGTCGCTGGTGCGGTACGGCCTCGCCCCGCACGTGTCCTCGTACGTGAACGTCCCGCTGCGCCGGGGCACCGCGCTCGTCGGGTCGCTGACCCTCGGCTACTGCGAGCGGACCGGTCGGTTCGCGCGGCGCCAGCTCGCGCTGGCCAAGGGCCTCGCCCACCCCGCCGTCGTCGCGCTCGAGACCGCGCGGCTCGTGCGCTCGCTGGAGGAAGCGAGCCGCGTGAAGAGCGACTTCGTCGCGGCCGTCTCGCACGACCTGCGCACGCCCATCCACATCCTGGTCGGCTATGCCGAGATGCTGCTCGACGGTGTCGTCGGCGAGCTGACGCACGGCCAGTCCGACCTCGTGACCAGGATCCGCGATCGCGCGCTGCAGTTCCGCGATCTCGTCGACGGCATCCTCTCCGTGGCGCGCATCGAGGGGCAGCGCCAGGGCCAGGGGGCAGCGCCGGTCGACCTGCACTGGCTGTGCGCCGAGCTCGCCCGTGAGCTGGACGACCGCCGGCCATTCGACGTGACCCTCGAGTGGTCGGCGCCGCCGATCCGCGTCGCCGTCGACGGTCCCAAGGTGCGTATGATCCTTCGCAACCTCGTCTCGAACGCGCTCAAGTTCACGAAGCGAGGCCGGGTTGCCTTCACGATCGAGACCGATGGCGCGAGCCTCTGCCTGCGCGTGTCCGACACCGGGCCCGGTATCGCTCCGGAAGATCGCGGCGGCATCTTCGAGATGTTCCAGCAGGGCGACGCCGGGAAGCGCGCCGGCGGCTCCGGGCTCGGGCTCGGGCTCTACCTGGTGCGACGCCTCGCCGACGTGCTCGGCGGCTCTGTCCGCCTGGTCGACGCGGAGCCCGGACGCACGGTCTTCGAGGTCCTGATCCCGATCGTGTCGACGCCGGCGCCGGCGGCTTGACCATCCGCATGCCTTCTCCGACAAGGGACGGCATGGGAACCATCGAGATCCTCTCCCCGGTCGCGCTCGGCCCCATGGAGTCGAAGCCCCTGCAGCCGCGCCGGCCCAGCCTGCGCGGCGCACGGCTCGGCATCCGCATCGATCACGCGTGGCGGTCCTGGTGGACCGCCGCCGACGAGATCGGGCGCCTCGCCCGCACCGAGCTCGGCGTCGCGGACGTCGTCGTCTTCGATCCCGAGTCCCGCATCGGAAGGCCCGAGGACGAGAGCGCCAAGGTCGTCGAGTTCGCGCGTGCCGTCGACGTCGCGATCGTCGGCCTCGGTACTTGAGGGTCGTGCACGTCGTGGAGTGTCCACGACACGATCGTCTGTGAGGAGAGCGGAATTCCCGCCGTCGTCGTCGTGACCCAGGTGTTCGAGAACCTCGCCCGCACGGCCGCGGCCGCGAAGGGGTTCCGCGACCTGCGCGTGCACGTGCTGCCGCATCCCATGGAGTCGCGCCCCGAGGGCGAGATCCGCGCGATCGCGCGCGCCGCCTTCCGCGATCTCCTGCGTCTGGTCGTGTCGGACGTCTGATGGCTCGCGGCACCCTCACCTCGGAGCTGCGCACCGTCGGCGACGATTCCGAGGCCGTGCTCGCGTACGTGGAGGAGCAGGGCTGGGGTGACGGCCTCCCCGTCGTGCCGCCGACCGAGGCGCGGGTGCAGGCCATGCTGGAGGCGACGCCGCTCGCGCCGGCGCACGTGGTGGGCGTCGTCGAGCCGCGCCGGGGCGAGGCGACGGTCGAGAAGATCGCCGTCAACGCAGTCATGGCCGGCTGCCGTCCCGACTATCTGCCCGCCGTCCTCGCCGCCGTCGAAGCCGTCTGCGAGCCGCGCTTCAACCTCGTCGCCCTCAACACGACGACGTGCTGCGCGACCCCGGCCCTCATGCTGAACGGTCCCTGCCGCCAGCGCCTCGGGATCGAGTGCGGCTACTCGTGCCTCGGGCACAACGGCCGCGCGAACGCCACCATCGGGCGCGCGCTCCGGCTCGTCATGCGCAACGTGGGGGGGGCGATCCCCGGCGCGGTTAGCAAGTCCGTCTTCGGGCAGCCGGGGCGCATTTCGCTCTGCTTCGGCGAATGGGAGGAGAAGAGCCCGTGGGAGCCGTTCCACGTCCGCCGCGGGTTCGGCGCCGACGAGAA contains the following coding sequences:
- a CDS encoding HAMP domain-containing sensor histidine kinase, which codes for MPQPQARVSGASGARGGPEWHARLAAALLSTTDSHAALASVCEAIGTLVRCDRVQIWRGDVRQLAMHAQIAVGYDAIDLGRLLALRVPIAGMPLAPDFLERKYLPISYARDLGDYGDFLFSDFGIQAAAFVLLERGDRVLGALQLSWTGTPEPRFPERVLVDVVRDYAALAVDIHARTGEAQQTAHTLSETAMLLASIHDPDELLETLARKITDAVGCDFGAVYLLDPKAERMRFAAGVGPTPALQVMRALEGRVDRFEKLLARSDDDVLEFADVAALPSLVRYGLAPHVSSYVNVPLRRGTALVGSLTLGYCERTGRFARRQLALAKGLAHPAVVALETARLVRSLEEASRVKSDFVAAVSHDLRTPIHILVGYAEMLLDGVVGELTHGQSDLVTRIRDRALQFRDLVDGILSVARIEGQRQGQGAAPVDLHWLCAELARELDDRRPFDVTLEWSAPPIRVAVDGPKVRMILRNLVSNALKFTKRGRVAFTIETDGASLCLRVSDTGPGIAPEDRGGIFEMFQQGDAGKRAGGSGLGLGLYLVRRLADVLGGSVRLVDAEPGRTVFEVLIPIVSTPAPAA